One Brassica napus cultivar Da-Ae chromosome C2, Da-Ae, whole genome shotgun sequence DNA window includes the following coding sequences:
- the LOC106408392 gene encoding glutathione S-transferase T3-like produces MDSNPYSQTSKFVELVNSQQETVFGFSQDSVSLSSSQVPVFAFQATEETPAERRERRMWTPVDDVVLISSWLNTSKDPVVGNEQRCGTFWKTIAAYFAASPKVSGHEGREPSHCKQRWQKINDVVNKFCGAYEAASREKSSGQNENDVLKLAHEIF; encoded by the coding sequence ATGGATTCTAATCCATATAGCCAAACCTCCAAGTTTGTTGAACTGGTTAACAGTCAACAAGAAACAGTATTTGGTTTTTCTCAAGATAGTGTCTCACTATCTTCATCACAAGTCCCGGTTTTTGCCTTTCAAGCGACTGAAGAGACTCCAGCAGAGCGTAGGGAAAGGCGGATGTGGACGCCAGTCGATGATGTTGTTTTAATCAGCTCGTGGTTGAACACAAGTAAAGACCCGGTTGTAGGGAACGAGCAAAGATGCGGTACATTCTGGAAAACGATTGCAGCTTACTTTGCTGCAAGTCCTAAGGTCTCAGGCCATGAAGGCAGAGAGCCAAGCCATTGTAAGCAGCGCTGGCAGAAGATCAACGACGTTGTGAACAAGTTTTGTGGGGCTTATGAGGCCGCAAGCAGAGAGAAAAGCTCAGGacaaaatgagaatgatgttcTGAAGTTAGCTCATGAAATCTTTTGA